A window of Anas acuta chromosome 5, bAnaAcu1.1, whole genome shotgun sequence genomic DNA:
TTGTATCCAGAGGGTCTATATTCTTTGACTGCATGGGGATTTTTTGCCTGGTTGCTTCCAGGGGGCTGGCAAAGGCTGCTACCTCTTCCCTTCCACTCTTTTCTGTGGGGGACACACTAACTGAGAGGGGAACTTGGTTGGAGGTGGTTTGTTTGGGAACaacttcttcctctgttttggGATTAGGCAAATCTTGTGGGTTGGCcctctagaagaaaaaaaggaaagataaacaGACACAGTAGcaacagacattaaaaatactttgcacaGAGCTGATCAGCACATCTGGAACTTTGTGATGAAATAATTTCCTACACATTAATCCCCTATCCACTGAATATTCAGCAAATAGCTGCCTTCATCTGGCAGTCCACTGTAgcatttcctttaatatttttttcttcctgtacttTTAATGGATCAAATATCCTTGCCTTCTTTGCTCATTATTTATCTGTCCCTGCATGGGTCTCAGCTGTGCCATGCCcatctttctctgctttttttttttttttttttttttttccagtgggtGGTTGAATTTGGCTCCAAAGATCCATTTAAGAACATACCAATGACTGTGAGGAAAAACTAAACACTGAACAATACGTAGTATGCTATTTACTGATTCTTAAAATTGTATCGGAGTTACGGTGCACCCAGTATTATCACTATTTTTGCCCAGAATTCTGTAGGTAGTTTACAACAGGACAGCTATTTTGATAAACAGAACTGTAGGTCCCTCAAAGCACACAAAAGCTTTAGCTTGAGTGATAGTAAATCATATTGGCACAGATTATACTTTCTGTTTAGCTTGAAGGTTTGATATCTATTTGCCAAAGACTCACATTTTCTGATGAATTGTTTGGGCTGGGATCTTTCTCATGATTTGTGCCAGAATCCTTGCATCTTATGTTAATGTTGGTATTGCTAGGATTTTTTTGAGGTTTCAGGAGAGAGATGAGTTGCAACCAGTGCTGGAATAGGTGGTGTTGCTGGTCTGGTGGGGCACAGAGCTCTAGGTAATAGGAACGCCCATTTACTAATTTTAACATGAGTTGATGGTTGTCTGTGCTGTGGACAGAGAGTTCCACAAACTTCAAGGGCAAGAAcctgtaaggggaaaaaaaaaaaaaaaaaggaaactcaTCATCAAGCACAAGTAGCAACTTATCCCAAAGAAGATACTGTGTTTGTTAAGCCTAAATATAGGGTAAGATTGGAAGTGAGAGACTGGAGCAGGAAAAATCTGTGGAGTGGATCTGGACACTCTTCTTTATGTGGCTCTATCTAACTATGGAAGAAatgctgagcagaaatgcaCAAAAGGAAGGCACAGGATATCAGCTTCTTTACAATGCCTTTATTCTACTGCCTTGTTCCCTGACAATGCTGCACCTCCAATCTTCCCATCAGTTGTCAGCGTCTGATAGATTTAGAAAAAGGCTTATTAAGTATTGCCAGTCATCATCTGTCTGTGTGGTATTATTGGCCTGAAATGATGACTAGAGCGGGGCCTAAAGGTGTGTACTTCAACTTCAGTGATCCTCCTAACTTCACTGTGTTTGCACTGGGAGAAAGGGTGCAAATGTGAGGTCTGTTAATAATCTGAcctgtaaaagaaagaaaacaccatacagaaaggagaaatacaTTCATGTTTTTACTTACTCTTCGAGGACTTAGTGCTCGCTCACCTGCTAAGTGCTAACTGTTCCAATTGGGATGACCGCTCTGAGAATTTCTGGAAATTTTTCACACTTTCCTGTGGGGATACAGGCACTGTGTGTGCTAGCAGCATCCCATAGGGCATTGGTGAACTAGGACTGGTAGCACAGATGCCGATGGTGACGCAGGTAGGCTGCTTATGGATATTCATTGTCTCCCCTCTTCGGTTAACctgaacagcaacaacaaattcAACACTGACATTTGCCACAAGACCTCTCAGACAGTGTAAGATATATATTTCATGGTGCTTTGGCCTGGGAGTCCTAGAACTTACGTAATGGAGTGGTGAAGAGAGAGGAGAGTATAAAATAATGAGACAGGAATACATGAGTGAAAAGAGAGGAAGTTAAACAAGGATAAAGGAGGACTAGAAATCACTGGTACTTGTCTAGTCCCCATTATTGTGTATCTGACTGCTGATATAAGAAAAGCCCTGAGTACCATTAACTTGAATTTCTCTTAGTGTAAACATGGTGGAAGAGGCACTCTGTTCTGTTGATTCATTGTCTTTGTCAGCATTGCTGTGATATTAATGAGACCTCATTCTGAAGCAGGATCCTGCTAGGTGTGGTAAAAACACAGGGTAGAAAAAGATCCCAGATAACTTCTGTATAAGacataaaattacagaaaaagataGATGAGAAAATTTAAGGAAGTAAAATAAGACAACGTGATCAAATCATGTTTTCTACCGCTGTCAGGGTTTGGCTTTGGtaggcagcaaaaaaaaaaaaaaaagtgtgttctAGGAAGGAATTTGAGGGACAACAGTGTATTTATGTAGTGGATATCTAGTAAACTCTCTTAAGTGTGAGAGacagaatgcaaaaaaaaaaagatcaaaggcaaaaaaatttacatttgaATGTGAGTTAGTGTTGAAGCTGTTTTCTCAGGCTGCTTGTTTAGGGCAGCAGACTCCTTGATAGTAAATGGGGCTTGATAAATAAAGCAGAGATCAATCAAGTACCTTGAAAATAGGGACTAGCAGCTAATTAGCATTCTGCATGTGTATAAGCAATGCAAGATTGAATTAATCAAGGCAAGAGCAAAGGATGTTGCAATTATTACAGTGAGGTAATAAAATCCTATGAAAATCTCTGTTGAGGTCCATCATGCAAGTAGAATTCACATCTTAGACATGCTGTGAATGTAATATTGTAGGTATTTAGACTATTGTTGGAGTTGTGCAGGGTTCTTTGGCCGGTGCTTAGGGTAAGTGATTGGCAAGATTGGGAAATCACCTACACAGATACTGAAAGGAAGGAGGTGCCTGAGGAAGGGTAGCTGCCATTTATGTTAGCCTGAACTAAAGTTAATGGCTAAACAACCTTAATGAACTAGCACAGAATCAGAAAATAGGTGAATAGTCTTAACTGTTGCTACAGGAAGATGTAAGGGACTAACAAAGAAGGGCAAAAACACTCTTTGCCCTCTTCAAATTTTCAGCATTGCTGTTGCTGGACCATTGTCTGTAAAGTGAGACCAAAATAAGTCTGTATGAGGAGGGAAACACCCATGTGTGTATTAAACAAGAATAAGGATGGTAGGAATGAATGAATAACTCTTCAGCTGcgagagggaaaaaaaaggtaatctATTTGATCAATTTTATCTCGAGcatgcaaaataatttcatttgaatgatttttttacCTGAACAAACTTGCTTTCAAACACGGGAGCAGATGTAAAAGGAGCATATTCTCCTTGGCTAAGAAGTTGCCGAAGGTCACCCATGATGGACGTCTGACTTGAAATGATGGTCCTAAAATCAAACTCAGTACTCATTTTGCCtatccacaaaacaaaaataaatttacacattaaaaagaaaatataagaagCCTTATATGTTGAAAAAATTgatgttatgaaaaaaatacacattcttCTGATATCTTTCATTATATTACTAAAGAGCAGAACCTTTACCCTcaacacacacatttttaagaCCATACAACCTGAAGTGCAAAGGGGAACTTAGTAGGGCTTTTTCACAGTTCTGGAgtcctctttttaaaaagcaaacaaaaaaaaaacacttttttttctacatgaGTATAGTGACATGCTTTGTAAATAACGATAGAAACCCTTGGGTTGTTCTCAGTACTATTCTGGGATGGTGAGTTCTGTCTTTGTGCCTCTTGGATCACATATGTTTTCACAGAGTCAAGAAGATGGCAGaccagagaggctgtgaagtAGAAATTCTCCAGCAGCTGACCAGGAAGACTTTAACACAAAAGCTGGAGACTAACATAATATTAATTGACTCagagtggagagaaaaaaaaaaaaaaaagagtcaaggCTAGTCATTAATTATGTTTCACAAATCTTTAATGGACAGATAATAAGCTATTAGCCCTAGTAGATACAAAAGTTAAATGATTTGTTCAAGACTGTTCAGTGAGTGGCAGAGTGCCAAAAAAGACCAGAAATATCCTGCctgtctttttaaaatccaGTAGTAGACTTCTAGTTCCCATTCATACCTTTTTTCACTTAGGAAAATTCATTGCATAGCTAGACAAGTCCGTCCACAGAAAGAGAGGACACGTGTGCTAGTCCCTTCTGCGGAGCCTACTGGAATTCTCCCAGGTCTAGAAACCCATGATTGGTAGCATCAGGCACAGTCTTGATGACACAGTTTCCCTTCTTGAGTTTCTTCAATGCCTGATGATACGAAGAGATGTGACACATGAATGCCTGTATGTGAGCCAGCAAGTTCTGTCATAGTAAGCAGGCAGGTTGGATGGGAAGAACTCAGCTCCATCACTGCTGGCATCACAAtacattgtttgttttgtgctctCACTAGTCTTGGCAACGATTCCATTTCTTGGTTGAATCAGGGCATAGTGGTAACAGGTAGTGTGGATTTACCTTCAACATGAACAAGTTGAGTACACAAGAGCTGCAGAGATTTTTGCATGGATATAATCTGCTCAGTGCAGGCTGTCAGGGAACAACAAGACTGGGTCTGCTCTGTAGGGGATGATGATAAGCTGGGAGCTAGTGATAACCTCAGCAGAAGCATTTCCATCAACAGCCAGGGCACAGGCCTCCAAACCTGCAGGATCCAAAGAGAACGGGCTGAGCATTCACACATCACACTTCTTCTGTCCCAGGAGCACAgtcagcaggaggaaaaagagctGGAGACAGGACTGCAATAGGTACCTAAAGAAGTCCACCCCAGAGTCAGTTCTGTAGATAGATGTACCTATAGCCTAGCTGTAAGAAGGACTAAGGTCTCAGGCCAAGGCTTAAATATAATTCTCAAACTTACGGGTAGGAGGTGTGGGGTGGAGATGCCAGCTGAGGCTGATCAGAGCAATTAAGGCCTGTTGGTGTGCTCATGGCCCTGGCACAAGCCCGGAGTGTAAATGAGACAATGTAAAATGGTGTTTGTATTCACAGCTTGCCCTGTTTTTTAGGTTTTAGCTTCTCTATATACATTCTTTTGCTGGAATAACCTTTTTGTTCAGTCAGAAGGTGTTCTAATCAACATGTGACGCTGTCGATactatctccttttttttttttttttttttttttcttcaccctaTGGGATAACACTTCTGCTTCCAACTGAGCCTGGTGCTTGGACAAGGGTTCAGGCCATGATTAAGCACCAGGCTGGTTAAAGCAGTATCGAtgttacaaaatgaaaactacGCTGTCTGTCAGTTTGAGGAACTATTGTGCAATCTTCTTTGCAGCCTCCTTTGCATAGGTACACATCTACTGTTTGCCTAGTTAAGACCCACTAAGATAGTTTCCTGACTGTCTGGTAGTACTGTGCACTGACACAGCAGTGTCCAGCACAAatgctttctgttctctctgctATACAAAACAACACTGCTCCGGTGTGGAAGACAGTGATGCTTTGCTTTACTGGCTGGGTTTTACAAGGACAGAGAAGGATACATTGTTGCGCTATcactaacaacaacaagaaaacatttttccaaaacTGAATTGTCTTTCCATCTCTAGACAATAGAAATACAATTCTAAACACCACCACAGGTGAGCAACTGAGCTGGAGGACACTGATTCCACAGTCAAGTGCTCACACCTCTTGCCTAAACCAGGGAAGGTTCAAGTCTTGTCCAAATACCCCAAATACACATGCACACTTGGCACTTTTTTGGACTATGCATATGTGGTATGAAGATACCAGAGGAAAGAGAGTCTGAGCTAAGACTGTGTTAGGAAGCGGTATACAAGGACTCTTGTAATGCAGGATAATAACACTTTTAGACCTAAGACAGTATTGCCATAGGATGCCCTGTTGTGCCAGGTGCATGTGCTGGCACAGTGCTAGCTAGCTCAGGTGACTGTATCATGCCTTGCTCTAATGTGTTGACTAGGATTTTCACTCCCGCTTCTTTAGCCACTGGTCTGGCTATTAAAAAAGATATTGCCATCAATTTTTTAAGACAAATTTTGTATCATATTTTAGGGTACAGGGTGTGGGGTGAATCTGGTAGCTTGGCAGAAGTGAgactgctgcagctccatgcCCCTTGCTTCCACCAACAGTAAGGCCAAGCATATATTCCCAAAAGGTGAAATACAAACTCACATATACAGCATGTATATGAGAGCAGTCACACACAGACAGTACCAATGGCCTCTCTAGCTGTGCCCAGTGCCCTTCTCTAGCTGATCGCTATGAAGGCTGGTACTGGGAAATGCAGACATATGTGCAGTATTGATCCCTCCAGTAGCAGGGCTCAGACACCCTAGCTGGCCCCTGGATCCTGGACTCCTCAGTTGCTGGCACCTGGACATATGAGG
This region includes:
- the GARIN2 gene encoding Golgi-associated RAB2 interactor protein 2 isoform X2 — protein: MSTEFDFRTIISSQTSIMGDLRQLLSQGEYAPFTSAPVFESKFVQVNRRGETMNIHKQPTCVTIGICATSPSSPMPYGMLLAHTVPVSPQESVKNFQKFSERSSQLEQLALSRFLPLKFVELSVHSTDNHQLMLKLVNGRSYYLELCAPPDQQHHLFQHWLQLISLLKPQKNPSNTNINIRCKDSGTNHEKDPSPNNSSENRANPQDLPNPKTEEEVVPKQTTSNQVPLSVSVSPTEKSGREEVAAFASPLEATRQKIPMQSKNIDPLDTIMSKSKEKRKSRIDKTKPKKEKKSQPSVIQHCFLCLPRHNEK
- the GARIN2 gene encoding Golgi-associated RAB2 interactor protein 2 isoform X1 — protein: MSTEFDFRTIISSQTSIMGDLRQLLSQGEYAPFTSAPVFESKFVQVNRRGETMNIHKQPTCVTIGICATSPSSPMPYGMLLAHTVPVSPQESVKNFQKFSERSSQLEQLALSRFLPLKFVELSVHSTDNHQLMLKLVNGRSYYLELCAPPDQQHHLFQHWLQLISLLKPQKNPSNTNINIRCKDSGTNHEKDPSPNNSSENRANPQDLPNPKTEEEVVPKQTTSNQVPLSVSVSPTEKSGREEVAAFASPLEATRQKIPMQSKNIDPLDTIMSKSKEKRKSRIDKTKPKKEKKSQPSGMSSSKVYSLPHCYSYFNNR